One Primulina huaijiensis isolate GDHJ02 chromosome 8, ASM1229523v2, whole genome shotgun sequence genomic region harbors:
- the LOC140983006 gene encoding thioredoxin F1, chloroplastic-like — protein sequence MALQFYSATALSSLVQNSVSHKVISGQPVVCVAGDCRRMVTRTEKRLRVGSRVKASLDAAAAVAEVGRVTEVNVHTFWPIVKAAGTKVVVVDMYTQWCGPCKVMAPKFQQLSESYDDVIFLKLDCNQDNKPLAKELGIKVVPTFKILKDSKIVKEVTGAKYDDLVVAIENARSS from the exons ATGGCTTTGCAGTTTTACAGTGCGACTGCGTTGAGTTCATTGGTTCAAAATTCGGTGTCCCACAAGGTTATTTCGGGCCAACCTGTGGTCTGCGTCGCAGGTGATTGCCGCCGGATGGTGACGAGGACAGAGAAGCGGCTGAGAGTGGGCTCACGGGTCAAGGCGAGCTTGGACGCCGCCGCCGCGGTGGCGGAGGTGGGCAGAGTGACTGAGGTCAATGTGCATACCTTCTGGCCCATCGTGAAAGCAGCTGGTACTAAGGTTGTGGTCGTCGATATGTACACTCAGTG GTGCGGTCCATGTAAGGTGATGGCGCCAAAATTTCAACAATTGTCTGAATCGTATGACGATGTTATCTTCTTAAAGCTCGACTGCAACCAAGATAACAAG CCTCTGGCAAAAGAACTAGGGATTAAAGTGGTTCCTACATTCAAGATATTGAAGGATAGCAAGATTGTAAAAGAAGTTACCGGAGCCAAATACGATGACTTAGTCGTCGCCATCGAGAATGCAAGGAGCAGCTAG